A region of Thermococcus piezophilus DNA encodes the following proteins:
- a CDS encoding respiratory chain complex I subunit 1 family protein encodes MDYVSIIAAPIVLFLLPPFLDGIGRRIKARIQYRRGPPIMQTFYDLEKLLKLPSVLPTESIIFRLAPYIALASAIAGGLMLPFGSESVLAFGKSLIVFFYVMAMVSVVMILAAFSVQNAFSHIGGHREVMLILSIEPVLAVVFGVLAFKLGTLNVAEMPFSANLSLSVALAYILLAYAVYVESGFVPFDIAEAETEVIGGPLTEYSGRLLGIFKYALLIKRIVLLWLLASMIVIPAMRSLGITSSMALLVAQLVATFLLYSLAVAVEAANARLRIDQAVSLNKKVFLMSLAVLIIALVGW; translated from the coding sequence ATGGACTACGTAAGCATTATCGCTGCTCCGATCGTCCTCTTCCTCCTTCCACCGTTCCTTGATGGAATAGGGAGAAGGATAAAGGCAAGGATTCAGTACAGGAGAGGACCGCCTATAATGCAGACGTTCTACGACCTCGAAAAGCTTCTCAAGCTGCCGTCAGTGCTTCCAACTGAGAGCATAATTTTCAGACTGGCACCGTACATAGCCCTGGCATCTGCCATTGCCGGCGGCCTAATGCTTCCCTTCGGAAGCGAGTCGGTGTTGGCTTTTGGAAAGAGCCTCATAGTGTTCTTCTACGTCATGGCGATGGTCAGCGTAGTGATGATACTCGCCGCTTTCTCCGTCCAGAACGCGTTCTCTCACATAGGCGGACACAGAGAGGTCATGCTGATACTCTCGATTGAGCCAGTGCTGGCTGTCGTCTTCGGTGTCCTGGCATTCAAGCTTGGAACGCTCAACGTCGCTGAGATGCCCTTCAGCGCTAACCTCTCGCTTTCCGTTGCCCTCGCTTACATCCTGCTGGCTTATGCGGTCTACGTTGAGAGCGGATTCGTTCCATTTGACATAGCTGAGGCGGAAACCGAAGTAATCGGGGGTCCCCTTACAGAGTACAGCGGAAGGCTCCTCGGAATCTTCAAGTACGCCCTGCTGATTAAAAGGATTGTCCTGCTCTGGTTGCTGGCGTCCATGATTGTGATTCCCGCCATGAGGTCTCTCGGTATAACAAGCTCAATGGCACTGCTCGTCGCCCAGCTGGTCGCTACGTTTCTGCTTTATTCGCTTGCCGTGGCCGTTGAGGCTGCAAACGCCCGCCTGAGGATCGACCAGGCGGTTTCCCTTAACAAGAAGGTCTTCCTGATGTCCCTTGCTGTCCTGATAATAGCGCTGGTGGGGTGGTGA
- a CDS encoding NADH-quinone oxidoreductase subunit C, translating to MECSVCAGGCRSAEVEDVLEDGHLKEFVEKFRRSIFECKKLTRNQYLFIVDKDTLPEMVLHWHNHPELKETHYSTSIGTDERNIAGKFAYAPVINVTVEPGNGERNYWVILKAYLDEDNPEFPSIAAKLPAALWAEREVYDLLGFNPKGHPDLRRLILPEDWPEGVYPLRKDHDYKASPMDTPKCYYKPGPPDTMTVPIGPYHLALDEPAHFRIFVKGETVVDVDYRGFYSHRGIEKIGEGRLTYNQVLFIAERVCGICGFQHSTSYAQAVENIAGIEIPERAMYIRAVMLELERIHSHMLWAGVAAHLTGFDTGFMHAWRVREPVMWLAERLTGNRKTYGLNIVGGVRRDFLDYRKEMIMEKIKELRRQVEEFIEIATGTATFVKRAEGVGILPYKVAKAYSVLGPNGRASGRNIDIRRDQPFAAYKDLDFKVPVYKEGDVLARFLIRMDEVLESIWLIEQAIDQMPGGDVFMPIGELPEYEEALGYSEAPRGEVIHYVMTDKKNKVYRWKIRAPTYNNLPAVPEMLKGYSVADAPLIIASIDPCYSCTERVQIVDVETGKAQTLNEQQFNMLSIEKGKGVA from the coding sequence ATGGAGTGCAGCGTGTGTGCGGGTGGATGCAGATCGGCTGAAGTTGAGGACGTCCTTGAGGATGGTCATCTAAAGGAATTCGTGGAGAAGTTTAGGAGATCGATTTTCGAGTGCAAGAAGCTGACGAGGAACCAGTACCTGTTCATCGTTGATAAAGATACACTTCCGGAGATGGTGCTCCACTGGCACAACCATCCCGAGCTGAAAGAAACTCACTATTCAACGAGCATCGGGACGGATGAGAGGAACATCGCCGGAAAGTTCGCCTACGCTCCGGTGATAAACGTCACCGTTGAGCCTGGAAACGGGGAGAGGAACTACTGGGTTATTCTGAAGGCCTACCTCGACGAGGACAACCCAGAGTTTCCATCAATAGCCGCAAAGCTTCCCGCGGCTTTGTGGGCGGAGAGGGAAGTCTACGACCTGCTCGGCTTCAACCCCAAAGGCCATCCGGATTTGAGAAGGCTCATACTCCCGGAGGATTGGCCCGAGGGTGTTTACCCGCTTAGGAAGGACCATGACTACAAGGCCTCGCCGATGGATACGCCAAAGTGTTACTACAAGCCCGGGCCGCCCGACACAATGACGGTTCCAATCGGCCCGTACCACCTGGCGCTCGACGAGCCGGCCCACTTCAGGATATTCGTCAAGGGAGAAACGGTGGTTGACGTTGACTACCGCGGCTTCTACTCCCACAGGGGAATTGAGAAGATAGGTGAGGGAAGACTGACCTACAACCAGGTGCTCTTCATAGCCGAGAGGGTATGTGGAATCTGTGGCTTCCAGCACTCGACGAGCTACGCCCAGGCGGTTGAAAACATAGCCGGCATTGAAATTCCCGAGAGGGCCATGTACATAAGGGCGGTAATGCTTGAGCTTGAGAGGATTCACTCCCACATGCTCTGGGCCGGTGTTGCGGCCCATTTGACGGGCTTTGACACGGGATTCATGCACGCTTGGCGCGTCAGAGAGCCCGTCATGTGGCTCGCTGAGAGGCTCACCGGCAACAGGAAGACCTACGGACTCAACATCGTCGGAGGGGTTAGGAGGGACTTCCTCGACTACCGCAAGGAGATGATAATGGAGAAGATCAAGGAGCTCAGGAGGCAGGTCGAGGAGTTCATCGAAATAGCGACCGGTACGGCAACCTTCGTCAAGAGGGCCGAGGGGGTTGGAATTCTGCCGTACAAAGTGGCCAAGGCTTATTCGGTCCTCGGTCCGAACGGTAGGGCCAGCGGGAGGAACATTGACATTAGAAGGGATCAGCCGTTCGCAGCATACAAGGATTTGGACTTTAAGGTTCCAGTCTACAAGGAGGGCGACGTCTTGGCAAGGTTCCTCATCAGGATGGACGAGGTTCTTGAGAGCATCTGGCTCATCGAGCAGGCCATTGATCAGATGCCAGGAGGAGACGTCTTCATGCCGATAGGGGAGCTCCCGGAGTATGAAGAGGCCCTTGGCTACAGTGAAGCTCCAAGGGGTGAAGTCATCCACTACGTCATGACTGACAAGAAGAACAAGGTCTACCGCTGGAAGATCAGGGCGCCGACTTACAACAACCTTCCAGCTGTTCCGGAGATGCTCAAGGGTTATAGCGTTGCCGATGCCCCGCTCATCATAGCGAGCATAGATCCGTGCTACTCCTGTACGGAGAGGGTCCAGATAGTGGACGTTGAGACCGGAAAGGCCCAGACTCTGAACGAGCAGCAGTTCAACATGCTCTCGATAGAGAAGGGCAAGGGGGTGGCCTGA
- a CDS encoding NADH-quinone oxidoreductase subunit I, with protein sequence MAQAISFTDRLKFWKRPEEDVKKAPVTTSYPFVDIEKPPEYRGIPHIDPHLCIGCGACVRACPPDALTIEWDFENGRKRIVFNAARCIRCHRCVEVCPTGAMQGTTRFEIATPNKEDLIEVVDHKLYRCPRCGKYEEFTERQVQKMFQILPKEVIDQHGIAERAFLCRECRMEESAKTLAVQGPYADSLLLSLYPRGSKVMGERR encoded by the coding sequence ATGGCCCAGGCGATTTCATTCACCGACAGGCTCAAGTTCTGGAAGCGACCAGAGGAGGACGTTAAGAAGGCTCCTGTTACGACATCTTATCCTTTCGTTGACATTGAAAAGCCACCGGAGTACAGGGGTATACCTCACATAGATCCCCATCTCTGCATTGGCTGTGGTGCCTGTGTTAGGGCCTGTCCACCGGATGCCCTAACGATAGAGTGGGACTTTGAGAACGGGAGGAAGAGGATAGTCTTCAACGCCGCGCGCTGTATAAGGTGCCACCGCTGCGTCGAGGTCTGTCCAACCGGTGCGATGCAGGGCACGACGAGGTTTGAAATAGCGACGCCGAACAAGGAGGACCTCATCGAGGTCGTTGACCACAAACTCTACAGGTGCCCGCGCTGCGGAAAATACGAGGAGTTCACGGAAAGACAGGTTCAGAAGATGTTTCAGATTCTGCCGAAGGAAGTCATTGACCAGCACGGCATAGCCGAGAGGGCTTTTCTCTGCAGGGAGTGCAGGATGGAGGAGAGCGCCAAGACCTTGGCGGTTCAAGGGCCCTACGCTGACAGCCTTCTCCTTTCCCTCTATCCGAGAGGCTCAAAGGTGATGGGTGAGAGGAGATGA
- a CDS encoding NADH-quinone oxidoreductase subunit B family protein produces MSGLKSVWVFHVDSGSCNGCDIEILDVLTPYYDVERLGIKLVPSPRHADALLVSGPLTRQTYYAVKAAYEAMPPKPRIVVAVGTCASSGGIFYNGYPIYNPNPERGSDRLRTGGIEVLLAEYGKKPDIYIPGCPPSPEEILYGLAQLLGLKEKKMKGEYYYADEIEFVLPDRPIEERIYLTLRESLRRVVGYFDREKVLEDFMALVEKAQESENPRKRLHELVTGYFLREKDSRVKFAIRFLENEYWRLKDAYEKRHLALVKAGLR; encoded by the coding sequence ATGAGCGGGTTGAAGTCTGTTTGGGTATTCCACGTTGACAGCGGAAGCTGCAACGGCTGCGACATAGAGATACTTGACGTGCTCACGCCATACTATGATGTGGAGAGGCTCGGAATAAAGCTCGTGCCGAGTCCAAGACATGCCGATGCCCTCCTCGTTTCAGGCCCACTCACGAGGCAGACTTACTACGCTGTCAAAGCCGCCTACGAGGCGATGCCGCCAAAACCGAGGATAGTTGTGGCCGTAGGTACCTGCGCGTCCAGCGGGGGTATATTCTACAATGGCTATCCAATCTATAACCCGAACCCGGAGAGAGGAAGCGACAGGCTCAGGACGGGCGGAATAGAGGTTCTCCTGGCAGAATACGGGAAAAAGCCAGACATATACATTCCGGGATGCCCGCCGAGCCCGGAGGAGATACTCTATGGTTTAGCCCAGCTCCTCGGCCTGAAGGAGAAGAAGATGAAGGGCGAGTATTACTATGCAGACGAGATTGAGTTCGTCCTGCCCGACAGACCCATCGAGGAAAGGATTTACCTGACGCTCAGAGAATCCCTAAGGCGCGTCGTGGGGTACTTCGATAGGGAGAAGGTTCTCGAGGACTTCATGGCCCTCGTGGAAAAGGCCCAGGAGAGCGAGAACCCGAGGAAGAGGCTCCACGAGCTTGTTACTGGCTACTTCCTGAGGGAGAAGGACTCCCGTGTGAAGTTCGCGATAAGGTTCCTCGAAAACGAGTACTGGAGGTTGAAGGATGCCTATGAAAAGAGGCACCTGGCACTTGTTAAAGCTGGTTTACGTTAA
- a CDS encoding monovalent cation/H+ antiporter complex subunit F produces MSLESQFFLLMKFVIPVYLLAFIIYAVRAFKGPTIVDIILAVDCLSFDVAAFMAILAVYFKSVYLVSGAIILALWAYLLDIYVAKYLVSREVGA; encoded by the coding sequence ATGAGCCTTGAGTCCCAGTTCTTCCTGCTGATGAAGTTTGTGATACCGGTTTATCTGCTGGCTTTCATTATCTATGCCGTCAGAGCCTTCAAAGGTCCCACAATAGTGGATATTATCCTTGCTGTTGACTGTCTCTCTTTCGATGTGGCAGCGTTCATGGCCATCCTTGCGGTTTACTTTAAGAGCGTTTACTTAGTGAGCGGGGCTATAATACTCGCTCTTTGGGCGTACCTGCTGGATATCTACGTTGCAAAGTACTTGGTGAGCAGGGAGGTGGGAGCATGA